In Pseudomonas coleopterorum, the genomic window CCACGGTGGCTGCGCTGGTGCGGCTGTCGACGAAGAACATGCCGTGCTGCTGCAATTCGTTCATCAGCAGGGCCATGGCCTCGGGCTGCGACGTCATGCGGCTGCCCTCGTGGTTGTTCAGGCCGGCGGCATAGGGCACGGCTCGCAAGGCAGCCTGCAGGCGGCCAAGCAATTCACTGGCAGGCATGTCGGGACGCCAGGCGAACGGGCCGGTCGCGGGGTCCATGGGCATGTGCACCATCACGGTCTTGCCGGCCTTGTGCGCCTGACGAGCGAAATCGGCCGCATGCGGGGTATCGGGCATGATCGCCAGGGTCACCGGACCGGGCAGGGCCAGGGTGCGACTGTCTCGGGCCGGCGACTGGCCAAGGTCGTCGATGATCAGGCTCAGGTAAGCCGGACCGGCGAAGGCCGGTCCGGCCGTCAGCAGCAACATGGCCAGCAACAGAACGCGGCGCATGTCAGTTGCCGCGCGTCACGCTCAGGCCCTTGAGCAGGCTGAGAGCCTGGCTGATCTGGAAGTCGTCGTCCTGCGGCCGCGCCTTGCGGGCGCCGATCGCTGTCTTGCCCGATGGCCGGTCGGCGCCACCGTTGCCGTTGCCAAGGTGACCCTGCAGGTCGGCTTCCTTGAAGCTTTCGGTATCGGCGTCGCGGGTCACCTTGCCCTGGCGCACTTCGACGTCCGGGACGATGCCCTGGGCCTGGATCGAGCGACCATTGGGCGTGTAGTACAACGCCGTGGTGATTTTCAGGGCGCGGTCGTTGTTCAGCGGCAGCACGGTCTGCACCGAGCCCTTGCCGAAGCTGTCGGTGCCCATGAGGATGCCGCGCTTCTGGTCCTGCAGCGCACCGGCGACGATTTCCGCCGCCGAGGCGCTGCCGCCGTTGATCAATACGACCAGAGGCACGCGCTCGCTGGCGTCTGCCGGGTCGGCGGAGAAGCGCAGTTCAGAGTTGGCGATACGGCCCTTGGTGTACACGATCAGGCCCTTGGTCAGGAAGTGGTCGGCCACCTCGACCGCGCTTTGCAGCACGCCGCCGGGGTTGTTGCGCAGGTCGAGGATCAGCCCCTTGAGCTTGCCGTTGTTGTCCTTGCGCAGCTTCGCCAGGGCCTTGCCGACTTCTTCGCCGGTTTTGACCTGGAACTGAGTGATGCGCAGGTAGCCGTAGCCGTTTTCCAGCAATTGCGCCTTGACGCTCTTGACCTGGATGGTGGCGCGCGCAAGCGTCACGTCGAAGGGCGTGCCACCGTCGCGCACCAGGGTCAGGGTGATCTTCTCGCCGAGCTTGCCGCGCATCAGGTCGACGGCTTCGGTCATGCTCAGGCCCTGGGTGGGCTGGTTGTTGATCTTGACGATCAGGTCGCCCGCCTCGATGCCGGCCTTGGAGGCTGGCGTATCGTCGATGGGCGAGACCACCTTGATCATGCCGTTGTCGCTGCCCACTTCGATGCCCAGGCCGCCGAACTCGCCGCTGGTGCTTTCCTGCAGCTCCTGGAAGTCCTCGGGGCCCAGGTAGGCCGAGTGGGGGTCCAGGTTGCTGAGCATGCCCTTGATGGCGTTTTCCAGCAGGGTCTTGTCATCCACAGGCTCGACATAGGCCGCCTTGATGCGGTCCATCACCTCGGCGAAGGTC contains:
- a CDS encoding divergent polysaccharide deacetylase family protein, producing MRRVLLLAMLLLTAGPAFAGPAYLSLIIDDLGQSPARDSRTLALPGPVTLAIMPDTPHAADFARQAHKAGKTVMVHMPMDPATGPFAWRPDMPASELLGRLQAALRAVPYAAGLNNHEGSRMTSQPEAMALLMNELQQHGMFFVDSRTSAATVAAAKAQSIGLASLSRDVFLDDTRTVEAIAGQLEKAIALAHKQGTVVIIGHPYPQTLEVLERELPRLKAKGVEWIPVRQMIGERGNRATAAHGKGGIYH
- a CDS encoding S41 family peptidase, coding for MPHLSRLTSLALTIAVATAAPAVVAADLSPQPARAASAAPAAAPLPLDELRTFAEVMDRIKAAYVEPVDDKTLLENAIKGMLSNLDPHSAYLGPEDFQELQESTSGEFGGLGIEVGSDNGMIKVVSPIDDTPASKAGIEAGDLIVKINNQPTQGLSMTEAVDLMRGKLGEKITLTLVRDGGTPFDVTLARATIQVKSVKAQLLENGYGYLRITQFQVKTGEEVGKALAKLRKDNNGKLKGLILDLRNNPGGVLQSAVEVADHFLTKGLIVYTKGRIANSELRFSADPADASERVPLVVLINGGSASAAEIVAGALQDQKRGILMGTDSFGKGSVQTVLPLNNDRALKITTALYYTPNGRSIQAQGIVPDVEVRQGKVTRDADTESFKEADLQGHLGNGNGGADRPSGKTAIGARKARPQDDDFQISQALSLLKGLSVTRGN